One genomic region from Neisseria weaveri encodes:
- the hpf gene encoding ribosome hibernation-promoting factor, HPF/YfiA family has protein sequence MNLKITGLNFDVTEAIKNHVNQKLERINRHAGNIISVAITLSVEKVNNKAEADVHLAGKDLHVESVESDMYAAIDILMDKVDRAILKHKGKSNDVRAVAAPEPETEE, from the coding sequence ATGAATCTGAAAATTACCGGTCTGAACTTTGATGTTACGGAAGCCATTAAGAATCATGTCAACCAGAAGTTGGAACGTATCAACAGACATGCAGGCAATATTATTTCGGTTGCCATTACGTTGTCGGTTGAAAAAGTGAATAATAAAGCTGAGGCGGATGTGCATCTGGCAGGCAAGGATTTACATGTCGAATCAGTGGAAAGCGATATGTATGCGGCAATCGATATCTTGATGGATAAAGTCGACCGTGCCATTTTGAAACACAAAGGTAAAAGCAACGATGTGCGTGCAGTGGCAGCACCGGAGCCGGAAACCGAAGAGTAA
- the prmA gene encoding 50S ribosomal protein L11 methyltransferase codes for MSYQQITIAVNESIAEPLSDSLIEHGALSAAIEDAYAGTSNEQPIFGEPGMPTDQLWQKSKVIALFDKHTDIDPIVSAAAADCGIETPPYEMVLLPEQDWVRLTQSQFDPIQISERLWVIPSWHEAPNSGTINLQLDPGLAFGTGSHPTTHLCLQWLDNNLKGGESVLDYGCGSGILAIAALKLGAASATGVDIDEQAIRSSRDNAAQNQVDAQFYLSEDLPEGQFDVVVANILANPLRMLGEMLAKRTRQGGRIVLSGILEEQVEEMSGIYGQWFDLQPAKLDEGWACLSGIKR; via the coding sequence ATGTCATACCAACAAATTACCATTGCCGTAAACGAATCTATCGCCGAACCCCTGTCGGACTCCCTGATAGAACACGGTGCCCTGTCTGCCGCCATCGAAGATGCTTATGCCGGCACCAGTAACGAACAGCCTATTTTCGGCGAGCCTGGCATGCCGACCGATCAACTGTGGCAGAAAAGCAAAGTCATCGCCTTATTCGACAAACATACCGATATCGACCCCATCGTTTCCGCTGCTGCCGCAGACTGCGGAATTGAAACCCCTCCTTACGAAATGGTGTTATTGCCCGAACAAGACTGGGTTCGGCTGACCCAATCGCAATTCGATCCGATTCAAATTTCCGAACGCCTGTGGGTGATTCCTTCTTGGCATGAAGCCCCGAATAGCGGCACCATCAACCTCCAGCTCGACCCGGGTTTGGCTTTCGGCACGGGCAGCCACCCGACCACACACTTATGCCTGCAATGGCTGGACAACAATTTAAAAGGCGGAGAATCAGTCTTAGACTACGGCTGCGGTTCCGGCATTCTGGCTATTGCCGCACTGAAATTGGGAGCTGCAAGTGCAACGGGGGTGGATATCGACGAACAGGCCATCCGATCCAGTCGCGATAATGCGGCACAAAACCAAGTAGACGCACAGTTTTACTTATCGGAAGATTTACCCGAAGGTCAATTTGATGTCGTGGTCGCCAATATCCTCGCCAACCCCTTACGCATGCTTGGTGAAATGTTGGCCAAACGTACCAGACAAGGCGGACGCATCGTGCTTTCAGGTATTCTGGAAGAGCAAGTTGAAGAAATGAGCGGCATATACGGGCAATGGTTCGACTTACAACCGGCTAAACTAGATGAAGGTTGGGCATGTTTAAGCGGTATCAAACGCTAA
- the accC gene encoding acetyl-CoA carboxylase biotin carboxylase subunit: protein MLKKVLIANRGEIALRVLRACREMGIATVAVHSEADKDSLHVKLADESVCIGPAPSPQSYLHIPAIISAAEVTGADAIHPGYGFLAENASFAEQVEESGFTFIGPRADTIRLMGDKVSAKHAMIEAGVPCVPGSEGALPDNDEEILKIADQVGFPVIIKASGGGGGRGMRVVEKKEDLLRSVEMTKAEAGAAFGNPMVYMERYLQRPRHVEIQVLADEHGNAIYLGERDCSMQRRHQKVIEEAPAPGITQAEREKIGNACVEACKRIGYRGAGTFEFLYEDGEFFFIEMNTRVQVEHPVTELISGVDIVQEQLRVAAGLPLQYKQEDIVLEGHAFECRINAEDPYNFIPSPGLIESCHLPGGLGIRVDSHIYQGYRIPPNYDSLIGKICVHGKTREQAMAKMRVALAELAITGIKTNTALHRDLFVDPGFSEGGVSIHYLEQWLEARKAQKA from the coding sequence ATGCTGAAAAAAGTCTTGATTGCCAACCGTGGCGAAATCGCACTCCGCGTATTACGCGCCTGCCGCGAAATGGGCATTGCCACCGTTGCAGTGCACTCCGAAGCAGACAAAGACAGCCTTCATGTCAAACTGGCAGACGAGTCCGTATGTATCGGCCCTGCACCCTCTCCGCAAAGCTATCTCCATATTCCGGCCATCATCTCCGCCGCCGAAGTAACCGGTGCCGATGCCATTCACCCCGGATACGGTTTCTTGGCTGAAAACGCCAGCTTTGCCGAACAAGTGGAAGAATCCGGTTTTACCTTTATCGGCCCGCGTGCAGACACCATCCGCTTAATGGGCGATAAAGTTTCGGCCAAACACGCCATGATCGAAGCCGGCGTACCCTGCGTACCCGGTTCTGAAGGCGCGTTGCCCGACAACGACGAAGAAATCCTGAAAATTGCCGACCAAGTCGGCTTCCCCGTCATCATCAAAGCATCAGGTGGCGGCGGTGGACGCGGTATGCGCGTGGTCGAGAAAAAAGAAGACTTGCTGCGCTCGGTTGAAATGACCAAAGCCGAAGCCGGTGCCGCATTCGGCAACCCGATGGTTTATATGGAACGCTATCTGCAGCGCCCACGCCACGTCGAAATCCAAGTTTTGGCCGACGAACACGGCAATGCCATTTACTTGGGCGAACGCGATTGCTCCATGCAACGCCGCCATCAAAAAGTCATCGAAGAAGCACCTGCTCCCGGCATTACTCAAGCGGAACGCGAGAAAATCGGCAACGCCTGTGTGGAAGCCTGTAAACGTATCGGCTATCGCGGTGCGGGTACCTTTGAGTTTCTATACGAAGACGGCGAATTCTTCTTTATCGAGATGAATACCCGCGTACAGGTGGAGCATCCGGTAACCGAATTGATCAGCGGTGTCGATATCGTTCAAGAACAGCTGCGCGTTGCCGCCGGTTTGCCGCTGCAATACAAACAAGAAGATATCGTATTGGAAGGTCATGCTTTCGAATGCCGTATCAATGCAGAAGACCCATACAACTTTATCCCCAGCCCGGGTTTAATTGAAAGCTGCCATCTTCCCGGCGGCTTGGGTATTCGAGTTGACAGCCACATTTATCAAGGCTACCGCATTCCGCCCAACTACGACAGCTTAATCGGCAAAATCTGCGTACACGGCAAAACCCGTGAGCAAGCAATGGCCAAAATGCGTGTTGCCTTGGCCGAATTGGCCATTACCGGCATTAAAACCAATACGGCTCTGCACCGCGATTTATTTGTCGACCCCGGATTTAGCGAAGGCGGAGTAAGCATCCATTACCTGGAACAATGGCTGGAAGCACGCAAAGCACAAAAAGCCTGA
- the accB gene encoding acetyl-CoA carboxylase biotin carboxyl carrier protein has product MDLRKLKKLIDLVEESGIAEIEVTEGEEKVRITRSTAPQQAIYAAPVQHSAPVVAAPAATPAPAAAPTAAPSAARDLSGAQKSPMVGTFYRAPSPTAPAFVEVGQTVKAGDTLCIIEAMKLMNEIEAEKSGVVKEILVENGHPVEFGEPLFIIE; this is encoded by the coding sequence ATGGACTTAAGAAAACTGAAAAAGCTGATCGATTTGGTTGAAGAATCCGGCATTGCCGAGATCGAAGTGACGGAAGGCGAAGAAAAAGTACGCATTACCCGCTCAACCGCACCGCAACAAGCCATCTACGCAGCACCGGTGCAGCACAGCGCACCGGTTGTTGCCGCACCGGCCGCAACGCCTGCTCCCGCAGCAGCCCCGACAGCCGCACCTTCGGCTGCACGCGATTTGAGCGGCGCACAAAAATCACCGATGGTCGGCACTTTCTACCGCGCTCCGAGTCCGACTGCTCCCGCATTCGTAGAAGTAGGCCAAACCGTTAAAGCCGGCGACACCCTGTGCATTATCGAAGCCATGAAACTGATGAACGAAATCGAAGCGGAAAAATCAGGCGTAGTGAAAGAAATCCTGGTTGAAAACGGCCACCCCGTCGAATTCGGCGAACCTTTATTCATTATCGAATAA
- the queA gene encoding tRNA preQ1(34) S-adenosylmethionine ribosyltransferase-isomerase QueA, whose product MHISDFDFELPDDLIAQHPPEIRGSSRLLVACPGEPLGDGQFEHLPDWIAAGDVLVFNNTKVIKARLFGMKASGGKIEALVERVLDEHTALAHIRSSKSPKPGTELVFEGGIRAVMVERAGELFCLRFDGEKNVYELLEENGHLPLPPYIERAAGEEDDSRYQTVYAKHQGAVAAPTAGLHFTEALLQRLRDKGVCTTEVTLHVGAGTFQPVRVENVAEHKMHSEWFEVSEATVRLIEDAHARGNRVWAVGTTSMRALESAALETGRLKSGCGDTDIFITPGFRFKVVDGLITNFHLPKSTLLMLVSAFSGVEHIRSVYRHAVEKRYRFFSYGDAMLLKRCDGGDVTVNQS is encoded by the coding sequence ATGCATATTTCGGATTTTGATTTTGAATTGCCGGATGATTTGATTGCGCAACATCCTCCCGAAATCCGCGGAAGCAGCCGTTTGTTGGTTGCTTGTCCCGGAGAGCCGTTGGGGGACGGGCAATTTGAACATTTGCCGGATTGGATTGCTGCCGGTGATGTTTTGGTATTTAACAATACTAAAGTGATCAAAGCGCGTTTGTTCGGAATGAAAGCCAGCGGCGGTAAGATTGAAGCGTTGGTGGAGCGTGTTTTGGATGAGCATACGGCTTTGGCGCACATCCGTTCTTCAAAATCACCGAAGCCGGGTACGGAGCTGGTGTTTGAGGGCGGGATCCGCGCTGTGATGGTGGAGCGTGCGGGCGAGTTGTTCTGCTTGCGTTTTGACGGTGAAAAGAATGTTTATGAGTTGTTGGAAGAAAACGGTCATTTGCCGTTGCCGCCTTATATAGAACGTGCGGCGGGTGAGGAGGATGACAGCCGTTACCAAACGGTTTATGCCAAGCATCAAGGAGCGGTTGCCGCTCCGACGGCTGGTTTGCATTTTACCGAGGCTTTGTTGCAACGATTGCGCGATAAAGGTGTTTGCACGACTGAAGTCACACTGCATGTGGGGGCGGGGACGTTTCAGCCTGTGCGCGTGGAAAATGTTGCCGAACATAAAATGCATAGTGAGTGGTTTGAAGTATCTGAAGCAACCGTGCGGTTGATTGAGGATGCACATGCCAGGGGAAACCGGGTATGGGCGGTAGGTACGACTTCGATGCGTGCGCTGGAATCTGCTGCTTTGGAAACAGGCCGTCTGAAATCCGGATGTGGCGATACGGATATTTTTATTACACCAGGTTTTCGTTTTAAGGTTGTCGACGGTTTGATTACGAATTTCCATTTGCCGAAATCGACTTTGCTGATGTTGGTTAGTGCTTTTTCGGGTGTGGAGCATATCCGTTCGGTTTACCGTCATGCGGTCGAGAAGCGGTATCGCTTTTTCAGCTACGGCGACGCCATGCTGTTGAAGCGTTGTGATGGCGGAGATGTTACGGTAAATCAAAGTTGA
- a CDS encoding polysaccharide biosynthesis tyrosine autokinase, translating into MNKYYTKNTPANSDDDIDFGKQLRNLLNHKRQIATAVLLGGLAGAIYSFSTTPVYRADAMLELGTKQNQILNEISSLFTQEPSQSEAEIELIQSRLIISQTVKELNLDKHIEPKYFPVFGNLAQNLSSDPKPQLDVYTLEVDDAWLNKPIEIEVIDNKSFTATMPDNSNINGQVGKTVQINPKTSLQINQILAEPGQKFTLTKYSQRSAIEKVLTNLSVLSKGKTSPIINLGYTGTDPDQISLILNSIINNYVSQNKNKDVQVAVNGLAFIGEELPRLKEALQDSENRLNEYRRKSGSLDIPIEARGALESLIQIESQITTLKTEEAGLAELYTPEHPSYKAVLDKLRVLQQAKAKINRQIADLPNTQQEIIRLTRNVETNQATYMQLLTKQQELNIMKASAQGHVRIIDPAVSGEYPIKPKKAVIIFLSALMAGLLASSWFLVRSISRRHLTSQEEIEALGTEVTVVIPISPTQNKIQPAAKWLKNNSSAKKHFLLAKQDPSDIAIEAIRSLRTHVHFSTMDAKNNILMISGAAPEAGKSFIASNLASVMAQSDKRVLLIDADMRKGYLDSVFAVDKSEGLAEILSGQTSPEKVIQPTQVPNLSFIGHGKIPDNPSELLMDNRLKALLEWARQRYDYVIIDTPPVLAVTDANIIGQYAGTAFLVVRHNNTTAAELEATLSRLKNNNININGIIFNSVPRNSQNVHSYYAYTKY; encoded by the coding sequence ATGAACAAATACTATACGAAAAATACGCCCGCCAATTCCGATGACGATATAGATTTCGGCAAACAGCTTAGAAATCTGCTAAATCATAAACGCCAGATTGCTACTGCCGTTTTATTGGGCGGATTAGCCGGTGCTATTTACTCCTTTTCTACTACACCCGTCTATCGCGCGGATGCCATGTTGGAATTGGGCACCAAACAAAACCAAATTCTAAACGAAATCAGCAGCCTGTTTACTCAAGAGCCGTCTCAATCCGAAGCGGAAATCGAGCTGATCCAATCACGTCTGATCATCAGCCAAACCGTGAAAGAGCTTAATCTAGACAAACATATCGAGCCAAAATATTTTCCCGTTTTCGGCAATCTCGCACAAAATCTCAGCAGCGACCCCAAACCGCAGCTGGACGTATATACTCTCGAAGTTGACGATGCATGGCTGAATAAACCGATTGAAATCGAAGTTATCGACAACAAGAGTTTTACCGCTACTATGCCCGACAATTCAAACATCAACGGACAAGTGGGCAAAACTGTTCAAATCAATCCCAAAACTTCATTACAAATCAATCAGATTTTGGCCGAGCCGGGTCAAAAATTTACATTGACCAAATATTCTCAACGCAGCGCCATTGAAAAAGTGCTCACTAACCTGTCCGTATTAAGCAAAGGCAAAACCAGCCCGATTATCAATCTCGGCTACACCGGTACCGACCCCGATCAAATCAGCTTGATCTTAAACAGCATCATCAATAACTATGTAAGCCAAAACAAAAACAAAGACGTACAAGTTGCCGTCAACGGCTTGGCATTTATCGGTGAGGAATTACCACGCCTGAAAGAAGCTTTACAGGATTCGGAAAACAGGCTGAATGAATACCGCCGCAAGAGCGGTTCTCTCGATATTCCTATAGAAGCAAGAGGCGCTTTGGAGAGCCTGATTCAAATCGAATCACAAATTACCACATTAAAAACAGAAGAAGCCGGACTGGCCGAACTGTATACGCCTGAACATCCGTCTTATAAAGCCGTCTTGGATAAATTAAGGGTTCTGCAACAAGCCAAAGCGAAAATCAACCGCCAAATTGCCGACTTACCGAATACCCAGCAGGAAATTATCCGCTTAACACGCAACGTCGAAACCAATCAAGCCACATATATGCAGCTGCTGACCAAACAGCAAGAGCTCAATATTATGAAAGCGAGTGCCCAAGGTCACGTGCGTATTATCGACCCGGCAGTGTCGGGCGAATATCCGATCAAACCGAAAAAAGCCGTTATCATCTTCTTATCAGCACTGATGGCCGGTTTGCTGGCCTCATCTTGGTTCTTGGTACGTTCAATCTCACGCCGACATCTTACCAGCCAAGAAGAAATTGAAGCTTTGGGCACGGAAGTTACCGTTGTGATTCCTATTTCACCCACCCAAAACAAAATACAGCCGGCTGCCAAATGGCTGAAAAACAATAGCAGTGCCAAGAAACACTTCCTGTTGGCCAAACAAGACCCCTCTGACATTGCTATCGAAGCCATACGTTCGCTACGTACCCATGTACACTTCTCAACTATGGACGCGAAAAACAATATCTTAATGATATCGGGAGCGGCGCCCGAAGCAGGCAAATCGTTTATCGCCTCCAATTTAGCCAGCGTTATGGCCCAATCCGACAAACGTGTGCTGCTAATCGACGCCGATATGCGCAAAGGTTATTTAGACAGTGTTTTTGCAGTCGACAAATCTGAAGGTTTGGCAGAAATCCTTTCCGGACAAACTTCACCGGAAAAAGTCATCCAACCGACCCAAGTTCCGAATTTAAGCTTTATCGGACATGGTAAGATTCCGGACAATCCATCCGAATTACTGATGGATAACCGCTTGAAAGCCCTGTTGGAATGGGCAAGACAACGCTATGACTACGTTATTATCGACACACCGCCCGTATTGGCGGTTACCGATGCCAACATTATCGGCCAATATGCCGGCACAGCTTTCTTAGTTGTCCGTCACAACAACACAACTGCCGCCGAACTGGAAGCAACGTTAAGCCGTCTGAAAAACAACAATATCAACATCAACGGCATTATTTTCAACAGCGTACCGCGCAATTCCCAAAATGTGCACAGCTATTACGCTTACACAAAATATTAA